The genomic segment ATGTCACCGAGGTCGATGACGCCGGGGACCCACCCGTAGCTGTACGCGTACATGTCGGGGTTCTGCCATGTGGTGATGGCTTCGACTGTGGCGTCGGTCAGCTGCGCGTAGGCCATCGCCCAACGCAGTGCTGAGGTGGAACACTCCGACCCGTCCACCCCGACGACCACACGTCGGGCGGGTCCCTGGGTCTGCTTCGGCATGTCGATCTCCTGAGATTGGTTCGCTGCCGGCTTTTCGAGCCGACCGCGCTCTACGGGGACGGGCTGAGGGACTGCCGCCTTGATGGGACCACCGCGGGTGTTCGGGGGACGGACGGCATCGACCGGGTCTGCGTGCGTGCGGCGACGAGCGCCGCGTCGATGTCACGTGCACCGGTGGAGACGCACAACGTGTGCGAAACGTCCTGGAGTTGCGGTGAATGTCCCGGATGGTAGTGGCGCTGTGAGCGAGTGCCTCTCGCTCTGCGTCTCGGCCCAACTCAACTATGTGCAGCTGCTGTTGTTCTGCCTCCAGCGTGCTCTGCCGTCCCCGGATGCGTGAGGGGCCGAAGGTCCCGCTGAACGCCGAATGGTCCTTGTAGATCAGTCTGAGAAGGGGACCGCGTCGGTGCACCCGGCAGGGGCGGAACGGGCACCGGGCTGCCGAACGGCCCTGGCGCAAGGCGATTGCCTCCGGCGGCGGGGGTCAGCGAGCGGGCACGATCGCCACCGGGCAGGGGGCATGGTGCAGCATGGCGTGGTTCACCGAACCGAGTTGGAGGCCCGGATGCTCGTGCCGGCGGCGTGCGCCGAGTACCAGGAGGTCTGCTCCGGCGGCCGCACGCAGCAAGCTGGAGGCAGACCTGCCCTGCACGGCATTGCGCCGTACTCGCAGACCGCTGACTCCCGTCTCGGGAAGGGGCACGGCGCCCAGCAGGTTCTGTGCGCGGTCGGCTGCCGCACCGGCGTCCATCACCACTGACACCCCCGACATGTCGATCTCGGGGCGCCAGGCGTGCACGAGCTCCAGATCGGCATGTCCCGCCGCCGCTTCCTCGACCGCGAACTCCGCCGCCGCTGAAACATCGTGCGAGCCCACACCCAGCACCACACGGCCGCGCCCGACCTCCGCGGGTTCACGTTCACCGCGTACCACCACGACGGGGTACGCGGCCCTCGCGGCGACCCGCAGGCTCACCGAGCCGAGCAGCAACCCGGGGAATCCGCCGCGGCCACGCGTTCCCAGCACCAGCAGCGGGGAGTAGCGCTGCAGGCTCAGCAGCGCGGACAGGGCGTCTTCGGCGAGCAGTTCGGTGTCCACCGCTACGCCGGGCCGGCGCGCTGACGCCCGCTCGGCCGCGGAGTCCAGGACCTCCTCGATTGCCTTACGCTCGGGCGCGAGTTCCATGTCGTCCACGGTTCGCTGTTCGAACTGTTCCCAGGCAGAAGCGTGGACGAGCCGCAGCCCCACTCCGCGGCGGAAGGCGTCGTCCACCGCCCAGTCCACGGCTCGCAGACTTTCCGGAGAGCCGTCAACGGCCGCCACCACGCATGCAATGCTCATGATCTTCTCCACACCTCGACAGGCCGATTCCGGCCATGCGTGCGACGACTGCCGACTGGTTGCTCGACTCGATCCGTCGGCGCATGCGAAACCGCACCTTTGGTCAGTTCACACGCGGTGTGCCGCACGCGGTAGGGCCGGTCGGCCCCGCTCGCCCGCGCAGTAGGCCCCTTGCATGGGCCGGTGCCCGACCCCGGGACGAGCGGTCAGTGTGCGGGGGTCACCGCCGGTTGCCGGTGTCCCTTCCTGTTCCCCCGGAGCTTCCAGGAAGGGACGAAGGGCTCCTTGCGGTGATTAAGGGGCGAGTACGGTGGAAGGAGCTGAGAGACCGACTCCATCCCGTCACGTGCACCTGGAGGCATATCGGTGGGTAACGGCGACGAGGGCACCGGGCAGTCTCCTCAACTGCGGCTCGATGAGCTTCTCGAGGAGTTGCAGAGCCGGCTGGACGTGGCGCGCGGCACCCGGGACCAGGTCCGCGGCCTGTTGGAGGCGGTGCTCTCCGTCGGGCGTGAGCTGGATCTGGAGCAGGTGCTGCGCAATATCGTCGAGGCGGCGGCCGTGCTGGTGAAGG from the Streptomyces sp. RKAG293 genome contains:
- a CDS encoding universal stress protein, translating into MSIACVVAAVDGSPESLRAVDWAVDDAFRRGVGLRLVHASAWEQFEQRTVDDMELAPERKAIEEVLDSAAERASARRPGVAVDTELLAEDALSALLSLQRYSPLLVLGTRGRGGFPGLLLGSVSLRVAARAAYPVVVVRGEREPAEVGRGRVVLGVGSHDVSAAAEFAVEEAAAGHADLELVHAWRPEIDMSGVSVVMDAGAAADRAQNLLGAVPLPETGVSGLRVRRNAVQGRSASSLLRAAAGADLLVLGARRRHEHPGLQLGSVNHAMLHHAPCPVAIVPAR